A single Pseudomonas sp. HN11 DNA region contains:
- the hisA gene encoding 1-(5-phosphoribosyl)-5-[(5-phosphoribosylamino)methylideneamino]imidazole-4-carboxamide isomerase, whose product MLIIPAIDLKDGACVRLRQGRMEDSTVFSDDPVSMAAKWVEGGCRRLHLVDLNGAFEGQPVNGEVVTAIAKRYPNLPIQIGGGIRSLETIEHYVKAGVSYVIIGTKAVKDPAFVAQACRAFPGKVIVGLDAKDGFVATDGWAEISTVQVIDLARQFEADGVSAIVYTDIAKDGMMQGCNVPFTAALAAATKIPVIASGGIHNLGDIKSLLDAKAPGIIGAITGRAIYEGTLDVAEAQAYCDGYAASSKP is encoded by the coding sequence CTCCACCGTGTTCTCCGATGACCCGGTGAGCATGGCTGCCAAATGGGTGGAAGGGGGCTGCCGTCGTCTGCATCTGGTGGACTTGAACGGCGCCTTCGAAGGCCAGCCGGTCAACGGCGAAGTGGTCACCGCCATCGCCAAGCGCTACCCGAACCTGCCGATCCAGATCGGCGGCGGTATCCGCTCCCTGGAAACCATCGAGCATTACGTCAAAGCCGGCGTGAGCTACGTGATCATTGGCACCAAGGCCGTGAAAGACCCGGCGTTTGTTGCCCAAGCCTGCCGCGCGTTCCCTGGCAAAGTGATCGTGGGCCTGGACGCTAAGGATGGTTTCGTCGCTACCGACGGTTGGGCTGAAATCAGCACCGTGCAGGTGATCGACCTGGCCAGGCAGTTCGAAGCCGACGGCGTCTCCGCCATCGTTTATACCGACATCGCCAAAGACGGCATGATGCAGGGCTGCAACGTACCCTTCACCGCCGCCCTGGCCGCTGCGACCAAGATCCCGGTGATCGCTTCAGGTGGTATCCACAACCTGGGCGACATCAAGTCGCTGCTGGACGCCAAGGCGCCAGGCATCATCGGCGCCATCACCGGCCGTGCGATTTATGAGGGCACGCTGGATGTGGCCGAAGCACAAGCCTATTGTGATGGCTATGCGGCCAGCTCCAAGCCATAA